The sequence ACTGGAACTTCGATTAAGATGGATCGAATTTCGACGCTTTGTGCTTAATTACCTTAGAAAATTGAATGATGCAGGTCCATAAGGTCCTTCGGTTGATACTTCAAGATgatccaaagaagaagaagaaagctgtGAATAAAGCTTTTGAGTCCAACTTCCCTCGCTTTTAATTGCGACACTTAGGGTATTTCGCTCCAGGTTTGAGTTTGAAATCATAGTAAATGGATGCCACTGCAGCTTGCATACGCTTGGAACGCGCACAAACAAGATACTCGCTGGACTATACCTCAAATCTACGAACAACAACGTGCAAGTAAGTAGTTTAGCCATGGCGGTTAAATTTCAAGATACTTTAAGATGAAACATGTATTTGCAGGAGTACTAATTTATATGAGAAGCCTTCTTCTGGATCCGGACTTGGTTTATGAGCTAGCTTATAGAAAAGAGTTGTATTGCCAAAATTTAAGGTGATCGCTACCTGGATTCTTGGCGAAGGTGAGTTCCAATGTACCATTAGGCAAAAGGCGACTTGAAACCAGTCTCGACTTGTGTCTAGACTGTAAGAACCTCAAGTAACGATCGATTAAGAATAGAAAGATTCCGGGAAGAATCAAGCACATGTACTCTACTCCGACGTGCAACATGTAGAAGAACATAAAGATAGTATATAGATGGTGAGTGTAGAAGAAAACTTCGAATGCTTTCCTCCTAACGCGATCAAAGCTGGTAACCCACATCCCTAATGACACCACAAATGCGATAACTCCGGCTACATTTGACAAATAAGTACTGCTCCATTCAAGCATCTGCATTATTACAAAGTTTCCTTGTGGTATTATATCTATGCTTCTATCATCAATCAGACCAATAAAGTATGAACAGTTTGTACTAGACAACAAAACACTCATAAGGGCTAAATACATGAATTTTACCAGGATCATTTGATCTGTCATTGCCCAGAATATGATATATCCGATAGCGTGGGCTGCAAAAAGAGAATTTGAAATATGGCCTAGCCAAATGTGATATTTGATACTAGACTCTGATGTTAGGCCAAACAGAGGCAAGAGAGACGACCCCCGCGCCACAGGGAAAAACAGGAACGCCCAACATGTGTTTCCGATGTATGCAAGCCTCAGTGATATGCTACGAAACTTCTCTTGCCAACTACAATATTCAAAGAAAATGATCATCATCTTTTCTATTATATACATCAAGCATATATCTGTTGGATTCCCCCTATACGTCTAAATGCTTATGCATCAAAGATAATGTAACATGAACCACAAGAGAGATAAACTTGGATTAATTAAAGTTTAATAGGTCTAGAAACATACACTTTCTCTCCTGGTATCATGTACATGTGGATATGCCCAAAGCTGATATGCAAATAGTTCGCCAAGGACCAGATCAGAAGTGCCAGAAACATGGCTGCAAACGTAAGTTCCACCGCATTAACTATTCCCAACGGTGCCATTACCAGCGCTGGACGTCTCAGGGGATGAAGATAGCTCCGATCACTGTTTGGATGTCACGCTAGCTCCATCAGACATTAATATATAAGATCAAAGTCGCGCATTTTATTGTCTAAGGCAGATTGAAATTCATCCATCTAAACCTTTGATGATCAACTGGAAATCAAGTCATATATATATTCGCATGTTGGTTGGAGAAAGTaaatacaaactgctcaaactttTACTGCACCTTTGATTATAAGAGAAGATAAGATACATGTTGTATCGAAAACGCTAACAAATTAAAAACCAACAGACCTCTGGTAGTTCGATTTCTTCATCAAATGTAGGTACACACATCCAAGAACGGCGATAAGCATGATAGGAAAACTGAATAAAAGAAGATTTGTCCCTGAAAAAGCATATGTTTGCgtatatttaaatatatcatATGGTAGTCAAGCTAAgcaaattaaaagattaaataaaGCTATACTAGCTAGAATCAATTGCAATATCCCATATTGAATCAAAGACTAGACCTTGTTCTCTGAAGTAAGTGGAGTTGAGACTTTCTGCCAATATGGGAGTCCAAGAATTGTTGTAAACTTTTGTAGGAAGCATG comes from Henckelia pumila isolate YLH828 chromosome 4, ASM3356847v2, whole genome shotgun sequence and encodes:
- the LOC140894408 gene encoding ferric reduction oxidase 4-like, with translation MKFQATWQIFFLVVFVGYIFMWTMLPTKVYNNSWTPILAESLNSTYFREQGTNLLLFSFPIMLIAVLGCVYLHLMKKSNYQSDRSYLHPLRRPALVMAPLGIVNAVELTFAAMFLALLIWSLANYLHISFGHIHMYMIPGEKVWQEKFRSISLRLAYIGNTCWAFLFFPVARGSSLLPLFGLTSESSIKYHIWLGHISNSLFAAHAIGYIIFWAMTDQMILMLEWSSTYLSNVAGVIAFVVSLGMWVTSFDRVRRKAFEVFFYTHHLYTIFMFFYMLHVGVEYMCLILPGIFLFLIDRYLRFLQSRHKSRLVSSRLLPNGTLELTFAKNPDLRYSPASILFVRVPSVCKLQWHPFTMISNSNLERNTLSVAIKSEGSWTQKLYSQLSSSSLDHLEVSTEGPYGPASFNFLSHESLVMISGGSGIAPFISMIREIIHLTATESTIKASKILLISAFKNATDLTMLDLLLPLSGTPLNLSELQLEIEAYITRETKKPLEDSKKQIQTKLFRPNPMDAPISAILGKNSCLCLATIISSSFVLFLITLGLVTRYHIYPVERRGENYHYSFKILWYMFLVCACIFVAASVVFLRQKRKISAEGKQIQNVEFATPKMSPASWLCGADTELESLPHQSLVQSTKVHFGARPDIKRILVECKGSDVGVLACGPKSMRHDVARICASASAKNLHFESISFSW